The Euphorbia lathyris chromosome 2, ddEupLath1.1, whole genome shotgun sequence genome includes a window with the following:
- the LOC136220805 gene encoding uncharacterized protein, which produces MRSICDTWRVYKSRIKKKHYKAYDNDDARRENRPNFLSDKEFETLLKFWNDVKVKKLAALNSTHRKLIKDQHTCGPIGFARIRNKLQLEKPDQVEPSLAELFLATRKRKEGRKYKDEDSATHNKLARIEEKLSSGGKNNEIIEEILGEAPSHGPSWLVGGRVHIKKKNHIGESSVATSKKKISDEDIEKIKADVREEMRSEVKEEMEKNIQAHLGTILQRLCQMNPTLNLNLDGVVVSPDTIDNPSNSC; this is translated from the exons ATGCGGTCTATCTGTGACACTTGGAGAGTTTACAAAAGCCGCATCAAGAAGAAACATTACAAGGCTTATGATAATGATGATGCTAGgagggaaaaccgaccaaaCTTTTTATCGGACAAAGAATTTGAGACGCTCCTCAAATTTTGGAATGACGTCAAAGTCAAG aaattggcAGCACTAAATTCAACACATCGAAAGTTAATCAAGGATCAACATACTTGTGGCCCAATTGGATTTGCACGAATCCGTAATAAGTTG CAACTTGAGAAACCCGATCAAGTGGAACCGTCACTAGCAGAACTTTTTTTAGCAACtcggaaaagaaaagaaggtcGTAAATACAAAGATGAAGATAGTGCAACCCATAACAAACTT GCAAGGATTGAAGAAAAATTGTCATCTGGAGGGAAAAACAATGAGATAATTGAGGAAATACTTGGAGAAGCACCATCCCATGGTCCTTCATGGCTTGTTGGTGGGAGGGTCCACATCAAGAAAAAGAACCATATTGGTGAATCTTCAGTTGCTAcaagtaagaaaaaaatttcGGATGAGGATATCGAAAAAATAAAAGCGGATGTCCGAGAGGAAATGAGAAGTGAAgttaaagaagaaatggaaaaGAACATCCAAGCTCATCTTGGAACTATTTTACAAAGGTTATGTCAAATGAACCCAACATTGAATCTAAATTTGGATGGGGTTGTTGTTTCTCCCGATACCATTGACAATCCTTCAAATTCATGTTGA